In Nitrospira sp., the following are encoded in one genomic region:
- the nadC gene encoding carboxylating nicotinate-nucleotide diphosphorylase, whose protein sequence is MATLPAADIRRVVRQGLEEDLAQGDATTASLFPSPVPARAEIIAQQQVVVAGMAAAVQTFLLVDPSLRLSVVKHDGDRAMNGEVLLHIEGDGRSILRAERVALNFLQHLSGIASLTQRFCRAVRGYPAKILDTRKTLPGWRALQKWAVSLGGGINHRRSLSDGILIKDNHLALLRRNRRPVERACRSAHAHRSSMLPIIVEVESLSDVRQALAGKPDIILLDNMAPDLVRRAVALIKKQALVEVSGGITLKNVRAMAAAGADRISIGALTHSAPAVTVSLVTTLARPPRRPRV, encoded by the coding sequence ATGGCCACCCTCCCTGCCGCAGACATCCGGCGAGTCGTACGTCAGGGACTTGAAGAAGACCTGGCTCAGGGAGATGCCACGACAGCATCGCTTTTCCCCTCTCCGGTGCCTGCTCGCGCCGAGATCATCGCGCAACAACAGGTGGTTGTGGCCGGAATGGCCGCAGCGGTTCAGACCTTTCTCCTGGTCGATCCTTCCCTGCGGCTGTCGGTCGTCAAACACGACGGCGACCGAGCTATGAATGGAGAGGTACTCTTGCATATCGAAGGCGATGGGCGGTCCATCCTACGGGCCGAACGGGTCGCCCTGAATTTTCTTCAACACCTGTCCGGGATCGCCTCCTTAACGCAACGGTTCTGCCGAGCCGTGCGCGGCTACCCTGCCAAGATCCTGGATACCAGGAAAACGCTTCCGGGCTGGCGCGCACTTCAGAAGTGGGCCGTTTCGCTCGGCGGTGGGATCAACCATCGCCGATCACTAAGTGATGGCATTTTGATCAAAGATAACCATCTGGCCCTCCTCCGACGCAACCGACGACCGGTTGAACGGGCATGCCGATCGGCACATGCTCATCGGTCAAGCATGCTCCCGATTATTGTCGAGGTAGAATCTCTCTCTGATGTTCGACAGGCGCTCGCAGGAAAGCCCGATATTATTCTCCTGGACAACATGGCTCCGGACTTGGTTCGACGTGCCGTGGCATTGATCAAGAAGCAAGCCCTGGTGGAAGTGTCGGGCGGCATCACTCTTAAGAACGTCCGAGCCATGGCAGCAGCGGGCGCCGATCGCATCTCCATCGGAGCCCTCACCCATTCTGCTCCGGCAGTAACGGTCAGCCTTGTCACGACCTTGGCTCGGCCTCCACGACGCCCGCGTGTGTAG